In a single window of the Cydia splendana chromosome 20, ilCydSple1.2, whole genome shotgun sequence genome:
- the LOC134800660 gene encoding oocyte zinc finger protein XlCOF6-like — protein MPLETACVEETEAVCVKMEPGKLRVKTEPREVSVQTEPGEACVKIEPREVRVKTDTREVCVKTDPGDVCVKTDLREVCVKTDPGEVCVKTEPEEVCVKTEPEEVCDKTDPGEVCVKTDPGEMCVKTDPRDVCVKTEPGEVCVKEEQECEDTVLRGVSAAAARAGLYTDHEVKDELVLGPEEWHRPKLLQVCSDGSARGQLAMACSVVRERLRSDASVHSGDKPYSCEHCGRHFKNKCILRKHIQRMHLSTGPKQHACEFCSSTFQTKFLVLEHVRIEHGVTNFMCAECEYTTVYKSSLQVHLKAHSVDNLLNYKKGQFKSDIHKHQAILTGDQTHLRIHNDKSTLRRHERRHTGEKPYACNDCDYKCRRPSTLQRHLMIHTGAKPFKCSECDYSCTRKAYFLTHQRIHTGEKPYTCSHCDYKCSQISSLRKHEIKHTGEKPFMCSYCDYKCSQSSTLQRHLMIHTRAKPFECSKCDYKCNRKAGLRVHQRIHTGEKPYTCSNCDYKFKSISNLRLHEKTHTGEKPFQCSQCDYKFIQKANLQRHLRTHTGEKPFKCSRCDYRGRDKSTLRKHQKTHTGTKPCNDCDYKCRRPSSLQRHLMIHIGAKPFKCSECDYSCKRKAYLLTHQRIHTGDKPYTCSHCDYKCSQSSSLRKHEIKHTGEKPFMCSYCDYKCSQPSTLQRHLMIHTGSKPFECSKCDYKCNRKASLRVHQRIHTREKPYTCSNCDYKFKSISGLRLHEKTHTGEKPFQCSQCDYKFIQKANLQRHLRTHTGEKPFKCRRCDYRGHDKSTLRKHQKTHTGTKPIDVATASTSAAC, from the exons ATGCCACTAGAGACAGCTTGTGTTGAGGAGACAGAGGCGGTGTGTGTGAAGATGGAGCCCGGAAAGTTGCGTGTAAAGACCGAGCCCAGAGAGGTATCTGTGCAGACAGAACCTGGTGAGGCGTGTGTGAAGATAGAGCCCAGAGAGGTGCGTGTTAAGACAGATACCAGAGAGGTGTGTGTTAAGACAGATCCCGGAGATGTCTGTGTTAAGACGGATCTCAGAGAGGTGTGTGTTAAGACGGATCCAGGAGAGGTGTGTGTTAAGACTGAGCCTGAAGAGGTGTGTGTTAAGACTGAGCCTGAAGAGGTGTGTGATAAGACAGACCCAGGAGAGGTGTGTGTTAAGACGGATCCAGGAGAGATGTGTGTTAAGACGGATCCAAGAGACGTGTGTGTTAAGACTGAGCCTGGAGAGGTGTGTGTGAAGGAGGAGCAGGAGTGCGAGGACACCGTGCTGCGCGGAGTgagcgcggcggccgcgcgggCCGGACTGTACACCGACCATGAGGTCAAGGACGAGCTCGTGCTGGGCCCCGAGGAGTGGCACCGCCCTAAATTGCTTCAAG TGTGTTCGGACGGCAGCGCCAGGGGACAACTCGCGATGGCTTGTTCCGTAGTACGGGAGCGCCTTCGCAGCGACGCGTCTGTTCACAGTGGAGACAAACCATACAGCTGTGAGCACTGTGGGAGACATTTCAAAAACAAGTGTATTTTAAGAAAACACATTCAACGCATGCACTTGTCGACTGGGCCGAAGCAACATGCTTGTGAATTTTGTAGTTCTACATTTCAAACTAAATTCCTTGTATTAGAGCACGTGAGAATCGAACACGGTGTTACAAATTTCATGTGTGCTGAATGTGAGTATACAACGGTTTACAAGAGTAGTTTGCAAGTTCATTTAAAAGCTCATTCTGTAGACAACCTTCTTAATTATAAAAAAGGTCAGTTTAAAAGTGATATACACAAACACCAAGCGATACTCACTGGTGATCAGACACACCTAAGAATACACAATGATAAGTCGACCTTACGAAGACATGAAAGAAgacatactggcgagaagccaTATGCATGTAATGACTGTGATTATAAATGCCGCCGGCCATCAACCTTACAAAGACACCTGATGATTCATACTGGGGCCAAGCCATTTAAGTGTAGCGAGTGTGACTACAGCTGCACTCGAAAAGCATACTTCCTAACACATCAGAGGATACACACCGGAGAAAAGCCGTATACATGCAgtcattgcgactacaagtgcagtcAAATCTCAAGTTTACGAAAACACGAGATAAAgcatactggcgagaagccttttATGTGTAgttactgtgattacaaatgcagtcagtcATCAACCTTACAAAGACACCTGATGATTCATACTAGGGCGAAGCCATTTGAATGTAGCAAGTGCGACTACAAGTGCAATCGGAAAGCAGGCTTACGAGTTCATCAAAGAATACACACCGGAGAAAAGCCGTACACATGTAGTAATTGTGACTATAAGTTCAAGAGTATATCAAATTTACGACTACATGAAAagacacatactggcgagaagccttttcagtgtagccagtGTGATTACAAATTCATTCAAAAAGCAAacttacaaagacacctgaGGACACACACTGGAGAAAAGCCTTTCAAATGCAGCCGTTGTGATTACAGAGGTCGTGATAAATCAACCCTACGAAAACACCAGAAGACGCATACAGGGACGAAGCCATGTAAtgactgtgattacaaatgccgCCGGCCTTCATCATTACAAAGACACCTTATGATACATATTGGAGCGAAGCCATTTAAGTGTAGCGAGTGTGACTACAGCTGCAAACGAAAAGCATACTTGCTAACACATCAGAGGATACACACCGGAGACAAGCCGTATACATGCAgtcattgcgactacaagtgcagtcAAAGCTCAAGTTTACGAAAACACGAAATAAAgcatactggcgagaagccaTTTATGTGTAGCTACTGTGATTATAAATGCAGTCAGCCATCAACCCTACAAAGACACCTGATGATTCATACTGGGTCCAAGCCATTTGAATGTAGCAAGTGCGACTACAAGTGCAATCGGAAAGCAAGCTTACGAGTTCATCAAAGAATACACACCAGAGAGAAGCCGTACACATGTAGTAATTGTGACTACAAGTTCAAGAGTATATCCGGTTTACGACTACATGAAAagacacatactggcgagaagccttttcagtgtagccagtGTGATTACAAATTCATTCAAAAAGCAAacttacaaagacacctgaGGACACACACTGGAGAAAAGCCTTTCAAATGTCGCCGTTGTGATTACAGAGGTCATGATAAATCAACCCTACGAAAACACCAGAAGACGCATACAGGGACGAAGCCTATAGACGTAGCAACTGCGAGTACTAGTGCAGCCTGCTGA
- the LOC134800772 gene encoding uncharacterized protein LOC134800772 isoform X2 has product MDVMYACRCCLRCPPDKNLTTPYTHLGRTEIYADMIKECFDIHLALGGSDSCGICSACVGRLRGASDFKLQVQNSQLLLQEALLVKEESTVKSELADDADEDPVSDALYEVPIKLELDTLDEDETGKVLAAQTQPFG; this is encoded by the exons ATGGACGTGATGTACGCGTGTCGCTGCTGCCTGCGGTGTCCTCCGGACAAGAACCTGACGACGCCGTACACACATCTCGGCAGAACGGAGATATATGCCGACATGATCAAAGAGTGCTTCGATATACAT CTGGCACTAGGCGGCTCGGACTCGTGTGGCATCTGCTCGGCGTGCGTGGGCCGCCTGCGAGGCGCGAGCGACTTCAAGCTGCAAGTGCAAAACAGCCAGTTGCTTCTGCAGGAGGCACTGCTAGTTAAAG AGGAGTCTACGGTCAAAAGTGAGCTGGCTGATGATGCGGATGAAGACCCTGTCTCCGATGCGTTAT ACGAAGTGCCCATAAAGTTGGAGTTGGATACGCTTGATGAAGATGAGACGGGAAAAGTGTTGG ctgcccaaactcaaccTTTTGGGTGA
- the LOC134800772 gene encoding zinc finger protein 543-like isoform X1 codes for MDVMYACRCCLRCPPDKNLTTPYTHLGRTEIYADMIKECFDIHLALGGSDSCGICSACVGRLRGASDFKLQVQNSQLLLQEALLVKEESTVKSELADDADEDPVSDALYEVPIKLELDTLDEDETGKVLDEDPLIKSEPCDDVPSDSGSVMAEAGPGCSRTLERSMPMHSGEKLYACEDCGKHYRKKYTLRKHIQHKHLSSGQHQIHTSEKLYKCSHCDYNSIRRSNLRAHERRHTGDKPYTCSYCDFKCSHKSTIRKHLLTHTNEPKKFKCSDCNYDCRQKGHLLRHQMIHTGEKPYSCSHCDFKCSDKSSLNKHQMIHTGAKPFKCSDCGYECRQKSNLHRHQLKHVEKPVKLL; via the exons ATGGACGTGATGTACGCGTGTCGCTGCTGCCTGCGGTGTCCTCCGGACAAGAACCTGACGACGCCGTACACACATCTCGGCAGAACGGAGATATATGCCGACATGATCAAAGAGTGCTTCGATATACAT CTGGCACTAGGCGGCTCGGACTCGTGTGGCATCTGCTCGGCGTGCGTGGGCCGCCTGCGAGGCGCGAGCGACTTCAAGCTGCAAGTGCAAAACAGCCAGTTGCTTCTGCAGGAGGCACTGCTAGTTAAAG AGGAGTCTACGGTCAAAAGTGAGCTGGCTGATGATGCGGATGAAGACCCTGTCTCCGATGCGTTAT ACGAAGTGCCCATAAAGTTGGAGTTGGATACGCTTGATGAAGATGAGACGGGAAAAGTGTTGG ATGAAGACCCTCTAATAAAGTCGGAGCCGTGTGATGATGTGCCGAGTGATTCGGGGTCAG TGATGGCGGAGGCGGGTCCCGGGTGTTCTCGCACCCTTGAAAGAAGCATGCCGATGCACAGTGGAGAAAAACTATACGCCTGTGAAGACTGTGGCAAACATTACAGAAAGAAGTACACTTTGAGGAAACACATACAACACAAACACTTATCGTCCGGACAACATCAGATACATACTAGTGAGAAGCTGTATAAGTGTAGCCATTGCGATTACAACTCCATTCGAAGATCAAACTTACGTGCTCACGAGAGGAGACACACCGGGGACAAACCATACACATGTAGTTACTGTGATTTCAAATGCAGTCATAAATCGACCATACGAAAACATCTTTTGACGCATACAAACGAACCAAAGAAATTTAAATGTAGCGATTGTAACTACGACTGTAGGCAGAAAGGACACCTACTAAGGCATCAGATGATACACACCGGTGAAAAACCTTATTCATGTAGTCATTGTGATTTCAAATGCAGTGATAAGTCGAGTTTAAACAAACACCaaatgatacatactggggcgaagccatttaaaTGTAGCGATTGTGGCTACGAGTGCAGGCAGAAATCAAACCTACACAGACATCAGTTGAAACATGTTGAGAAGCCTGTAAAGTTACTGTGA